A single genomic interval of Calypte anna isolate BGI_N300 chromosome 3, bCalAnn1_v1.p, whole genome shotgun sequence harbors:
- the LOC115598093 gene encoding uncharacterized protein LOC115598093, giving the protein MKNMYLFLISILYLLLKVTGTKEIIFGHNNFTEYQVGNMNLILSVPHGGSMEPKDIPDREAGCWDEKTSSCIFCHECPLGSIKNSKKCKVSTNQDRYTIEVARALAEEIKNITNGFFPHIIINHLQRFKMDANRDKAEASFGIPQAEHAWEEYMGFLTAAKSRMTGGLILDIHGQAHPEQWIELGYTLSKTSLNSGIYSASFSSISHLASQLVNVSAETLVAGNRSLGNYIEEQKHSYVCVPSPSNPSPNNGSYYAGGYIVKTFGSQSSGTVDAIQLELPQWVRAAEERSRFCKALARAVMKFWQTNYCSQYNQEFLPC; this is encoded by the coding sequence ATGAAGAATATGTATCTGTTCctcatttccattttatatttgcttttgaaagtcACTGGCACCAAAGAGATTATATTTGGTCATAATAATTTCACAGAATATCAAGTAGGTAACATGAACCTGATTCTCTCTGTCCCACATGGTGGATCAATGGAACCCAAAGACATCCCTGATCGAGAGGCTGGCTGTTGGGATGAAAAGACATCCTCTTGTATTTTCTGTCATGAGTGTCCTCTTGGAAGTATTAAAAATTCTAAGAAATGCAAAGTATCTACCAATCAAGACAGGTACACGATAGAAGTGGCTCGGGCTCTTGCTGAAGAAATCAAGAATATCACTAATGGCTTCTTCCCACATATCATTATCAACCACCTACAGAGGTTCAAGATGGATGCTAACAGGGACAAGGCTGAAGCCTCCTTTGGAATTCCCCAAGCAGAGCATGCATGGGAGGAGTATATGGGATTTTTGACTGCTGCAAAATCGCGGATGACAGGGGGCTTGATTCTGGACATCCATGGACAAGCACATCCTGAACAGTGGATAGAATTAGGTTACACACTTTCAAAAACTTCCCTTAATTCAGGCATCTATTCTGCATCATTTTCCTCAATTAGCCATCTAGCCAGTCAGCTAGTCAACGTGTCTGCTGAAACTTTGGTTGCAGGGAACAGAAGTTTGGGTAACTATATTGAAGAACAAAAGCACAGTTATGTTTGTGTGCCTTCTCCATCCAATCCTAGCCCAAATAATGGGAGCTATTATGCTGGTGGATACATAGTAAAGACTTTTGGTTCCCAAAGTTCTGGCACAGTTGATGCCATTCAGCTGGAACTACCCCAGTGGGTGAGGGCAGCTGAAGAACGCTCCAGGTTTTGTAAAGCATTAGCAAGGGCTGTAATGAAATTCTGGCAAACTAACTACTGCAGTCAGTACAACCAGGAATTTCTGCCGTGCTGA